The following are encoded in a window of Schistocerca gregaria isolate iqSchGreg1 unplaced genomic scaffold, iqSchGreg1.2 ptg000720l, whole genome shotgun sequence genomic DNA:
- the LOC126320403 gene encoding uncharacterized abhydrolase domain-containing protein DDB_G0269086-like isoform X13 yields the protein MGGCLAGLSKFTRYESERNALANQTPIEHYLDKPEFSEVPDETYVARKSHGTQKTDGGHKIKDSADSGTVVESKSIAEKVAPREVPGKQEPLKIEFTDENSPNENQNRELYSGSKQRPSSPPVVSKREKQMPTGEPVSERVPMKKKRKTFKPEAKDLEEQPSEQIARETKHEQQEKERLGADSRIKKPEKEQMEQEKPDAINEAKDLEKIHKKRELAAGEVKQLEEEQQTKEHLIAEGKVNKSKDNENMRLPSEVVDKLTREPKNQELPAEIKASILEGEQKEKAKAVGEVEKPTLEKEQEMEDEKIHKKQEELTEFISDVQRLREEKEKKLAIEAEARDLEEKERQVAETRRLEKEREEKEIQIAESKRIKQRQRERQAAEAERLEKERQIAEAEKEEEERRKEILAAEAKQLEEKKRIAELKRIEEEREKERQAAEAERLRKEQEAELKRIEEEREKERQAAEAERLRKEQEAAEIKRIEEEQEKERQAAEAERLEKERQEAEIKRIEEEREKERQAAEAERLEKERQEAELKRIEEEREKERQAAEAERLEKERQEAELKRIEEEQEKERQAAEAERLEKERQEAEIKRIEEEREKERQAAEAERLEKERQEAELKRIEEEQEKERQAAEAERLEKERQEAELKRIEEEREKERQAAEAERLEKERQEAELKRIEEEREKERQAAEAERLEKERQEAEIKRIEEEREKERQAAEAERLEKERQEAELKRIEEEREKERQAAEAERLEKERQEAELKRIEEERQAAETEKSKQDTEQLSTITAAEAEKLDEERETGVGVEKVKESELDTSSKGPETTIDNQEFAKNDIKAAEELEIPQTKPLASARRNAYLANRAPSRREPAAFLVEARNELIKSGRIRDLSKTVSLGSLSPKGPVGTQSKPKRQYGTSVSGAGGPLKIDIASALGKQFQNFKSAKKNAKR from the exons ATGGGAGGCTGCCTTGCGGGGCTGTCTAAATTTACTCGCTATGAAAGCGAAAGGAATGCTCTAGCAAATCAAACACCAATAGAACATTATCTAG ATAAACCCGAGTTTTCGGAGGTGCCTGATGAAACTTATGTCGCTAGAAAGAGCCATGGCACTCAAAAAACCGACGGTGGGCACAAGATTAAGGATTCAGCCGACTCTGGAACTGTAGTAGAGTCGAAATCTATCGCCGAAAAAGTTGCTCCTAGAGAGGTACCCGGTAAGCAAGAGCCATTGAAAATAGAGTTTACTGATGAAAACAGTCCCAATGAGAATCAGAATAGAGAGCTATACTCTGGATCTAAGCAGAGGCCCTCGTCACCTCCTGTGGTGAGTAAGCGAGAGAAGCAGATGCCGACCGGTGAGCCCGTTTCTGAAAGAGTACCAATGAAGAAAAAACGAAAAACTTTTAAGCCTGAAGCGAAGGATTTAGAAGAACAGCCTTCAGAGCAGATTGCCAGAGAGACTAAGCATGAGCAACAGGAAAAGGAGCGATTAGGTGCTGATTCTAGGATCAAAAAGCCAGAAAAAGAGCAAATGGAGCAGGAAAAACCAGATGCTATTAATGAGGCTAAGGATCTAGAAAAGATTCACAAGAAAAGAGAATTGGCGGCTGGCGAAGTTAAGCAACTAGAAGAGGAGCAACAAACAAAAGAGCATTTGATAGCTGAGGGCAAAGTTAATAAATCAAAAGATAATGAAAATATGCGCTTGCCTTCAGAAGTTGTGGACAAATTGACAAGAGAACCGAAAAATCAAGAGTTACCAGCGGAAATAAAGGCTAGCATTCTAGAGGGAGAACAAAAAGAGAAGGCAAAGGCTGTAGGTGAAGTTGAAAAACCAACTTTAGAGAAAGAGCAAGAGATGGAAgatgaaaaaatacataaaaagcaaGAGGAATTAACGGAATTTATCTCAGATGTACAACGTTtaagggaagagaaagagaaaaaacttGCGATTGAAGCTGAAGCCAGAGATCTTGAGGAAAAAGAGCGACAAGTCGCTGAAACTAGGCGATTAGAAAAAGAACGGGAAGAAAAGGAAATACAAATAGCTGAATCCAAGAGGATAAAACAACGACAAAGAGAGCGACAGGCAGCTGAAGCTGAGAGGTTGGAGAAAGAGCGACAAATAGCTGAagctgagaaagaagaagaagagagaagaaaagaaatattGGCAGCTGAGGCTAAGCAGCTAGAGGAAAAAAAGAGAATAGCTGAACTCAAAAGAATAGAAGAGGAACGAGAAAAAGAACGACAAGCAGCTGAAGCTGAGAGGTTGAGAAAAGAACAAGAAGCTGAACTCAAAAGAATAGAAGAGGAACGAGAGAAAGAACGACAAGCAGCTGAAGCTGAGAGGTTGAGAAAAGAACAAGAAGCAGCTGAAATCAAAAGAATAGAAGAAGAGCAAGAAAAAGAACGACAAGCAGCTGAAGCTGAGAGACTAGAAAAAGAACGACAAGAAGCTGAAATCAAAAGAATAGAAGAAGAACGAGAAAAAGAACGACAAGCAGCTGAAGCTGAGAGACTAGAAAAAGAACGACAAGAAGCTGAACTCAAAAGAATAGAAGAAGAACGAGAAAAAGAACGACAAGCAGCTGAAGCTGAGAGACTAGAAAAAGAACGACAAGAAGCTGAACTCAAAAGAATAGAAGAAGAGCAAGAAAAAGAACGACAAGCAGCTGAAGCTGAGAG ACTAGAAAAAGAACGACAAGAAGCTGAAATCAAAAGAATAGAAGAAGAACGAGAGAAAGAACGACAAGCAGCTGAAGCTGAGAGACTAGAAAAAGAACGACAAGAAGCAGAGCTCAAAAGAATAGAAGAAGAGCAAGAAAAAGAAAGGCAAGCAGCTGAAGCTGAGAGACTAGAAAAAGAACGACAAGAAGCTGAACTCAAAAGAATAGAAGAAGAACGAGAAAAAGAACGACAAGCAGCTGAAGCTGAGAGACTAGAAAAAGAACGACAAGAAGCTGAACTCAAAAGAATAGAAGAAGAACGAGAGAAAGAAAGGCAAGCGGCTGAAGCTGAGAGACTAGAAAAAGAACGACAAGAAGCTGAAATCAAAAGAATAGAAGAAGAACGAGAAAAAGAACGACAAGCAGCTGAAGCTGAGAGACTAGAAAAAGAACGACAAGAAGCAGAGCTCAAAAGAATAGAAGAAGAACGAGAAAAAGAAAGGCAAGCGGCTGAAGCTGAGAGACTAGAAAAAGAACGACAAGAAGCAGAGCTCAAAAGAATAGAAGAAGAACGACAAGCAGCTGAAACCGAGAAATCGAAACAAGATACAGAGCAACTGTCTACCATCACTGCAGCTGAAGCTGAAAAACTAGACGAGGAGAGAGAAACGGGAGTTGGTGTTGAAAAAGTTAAAGAGAGTGAATTGGATACTAGTTCTAAAGGTCCAGAAACGACAATCGATAATCAAGAATTTGCGAAAAATGATATCAAAGCTGCAGAAGAACTAGAAATTCCTCAGACAAAACCGTTAGCATctgcaagaagaaatgcatatctgGCTAATCGCGCTCCTTCTCGACGCGAGCCTGCAGCATTCCTTGTTGAGGCTAGAAATGAACTGATAAAAAGTGGCAGAATCAGAGACCTTTCAAAAACGGTGAGTCTCGGTTCGTTATCACCCAAGGGCCCCGTCGGCACTCAGAGCAAACCCAAGAGACAGTACGGTACATCAGTTTCAGGTGCCGGGGGACCATTAAAGATAGACATAGCCTCGGCCTTGGGTAAGCAATTCCAAAATTTTAAGTCAGCCAAAAAAAATGCCAAGAGATGA
- the LOC126320403 gene encoding axoneme-associated protein mst101(2)-like isoform X1, which produces MGGCLAGLSKFTRYESERNALANQTPIEHYLDKPEFSEVPDETYVARKSHGTQKTDGGHKIKDSADSGTVVESKSIAEKVAPREVPGKQEPLKIEFTDENSPNENQNRELYSGSKQRPSSPPVVSKREKQMPTGEPVSERVPMKKKRKTFKPEAKDLEEQPSEQIARETKHEQQEKERLGADSRIKKPEKEQMEQEKPDAINEAKDLEKIHKKRELAAGEVKQLEEEQQTKEHLIAEGKVNKSKDNENMRLPSEVVDKLTREPKNQELPAEIKASILEGEQKEKAKAVGEVEKPTLEKEQEMEDEKIHKKQEELTEFISDVQRLREEKEKKLAIEAEARDLEEKERQVAETRRLEKEREEKEIQIAESKRIKQRQRERQAAEAERLEKERQIAEAEKEEEERRKEILAAEAKQLEEKKRIAELKRIEEEREKERQAAEAERLRKEQEAELKRIEEEREKERQAAEAERLRKEQEAAEIKRIEEEQEKERQAAEAERLEKERQEAEIKRIEEEREKERQAAEAERLEKERQEAELKRIEEEREKERQAAEAERLEKERQEAELKRIEEEQEKERQAAEAERLRKEQEAAELKRIEEEQEKERQAAEAERLRKEQELAELKRIEEEREKERQAAEAERLRKEQEAAEIKRIEEEREKERQAAEAERLEKERQEAELKRIEEEQEKERQAAEAERLRKEQEAAEIKRIEEEREKERQAAEAERLEKERQEAELKRIEEEREKERQAAEAERLEKERQEAELKRIEEEREKERQAAEAERLEKERQEAEIKRIEEEREKERQAAEAERLEKERQEAELKRIEEEQEKERQAAEAERLEKERQEAELKRIEEEREKERQAAEAERLEKERQEAELKRIEEEREKERQAAEAERLEKERQEAEIKRIEEEREKERQAAEAERLEKERQEAELKRIEEEREKERQAAEAERLEKERQEAELKRIEEERQAAETEKSKQDTEQLSTITAAEAEKLDEERETGVGVEKVKESELDTSSKGPETTIDNQEFAKNDIKAAEELEIPQTKPLASARRNAYLANRAPSRREPAAFLVEARNELIKSGRIRDLSKTVSLGSLSPKGPVGTQSKPKRQYGTSVSGAGGPLKIDIASALGKQFQNFKSAKKNAKR; this is translated from the exons ATGGGAGGCTGCCTTGCGGGGCTGTCTAAATTTACTCGCTATGAAAGCGAAAGGAATGCTCTAGCAAATCAAACACCAATAGAACATTATCTAG ATAAACCCGAGTTTTCGGAGGTGCCTGATGAAACTTATGTCGCTAGAAAGAGCCATGGCACTCAAAAAACCGACGGTGGGCACAAGATTAAGGATTCAGCCGACTCTGGAACTGTAGTAGAGTCGAAATCTATCGCCGAAAAAGTTGCTCCTAGAGAGGTACCCGGTAAGCAAGAGCCATTGAAAATAGAGTTTACTGATGAAAACAGTCCCAATGAGAATCAGAATAGAGAGCTATACTCTGGATCTAAGCAGAGGCCCTCGTCACCTCCTGTGGTGAGTAAGCGAGAGAAGCAGATGCCGACCGGTGAGCCCGTTTCTGAAAGAGTACCAATGAAGAAAAAACGAAAAACTTTTAAGCCTGAAGCGAAGGATTTAGAAGAACAGCCTTCAGAGCAGATTGCCAGAGAGACTAAGCATGAGCAACAGGAAAAGGAGCGATTAGGTGCTGATTCTAGGATCAAAAAGCCAGAAAAAGAGCAAATGGAGCAGGAAAAACCAGATGCTATTAATGAGGCTAAGGATCTAGAAAAGATTCACAAGAAAAGAGAATTGGCGGCTGGCGAAGTTAAGCAACTAGAAGAGGAGCAACAAACAAAAGAGCATTTGATAGCTGAGGGCAAAGTTAATAAATCAAAAGATAATGAAAATATGCGCTTGCCTTCAGAAGTTGTGGACAAATTGACAAGAGAACCGAAAAATCAAGAGTTACCAGCGGAAATAAAGGCTAGCATTCTAGAGGGAGAACAAAAAGAGAAGGCAAAGGCTGTAGGTGAAGTTGAAAAACCAACTTTAGAGAAAGAGCAAGAGATGGAAgatgaaaaaatacataaaaagcaaGAGGAATTAACGGAATTTATCTCAGATGTACAACGTTtaagggaagagaaagagaaaaaacttGCGATTGAAGCTGAAGCCAGAGATCTTGAGGAAAAAGAGCGACAAGTCGCTGAAACTAGGCGATTAGAAAAAGAACGGGAAGAAAAGGAAATACAAATAGCTGAATCCAAGAGGATAAAACAACGACAAAGAGAGCGACAGGCAGCTGAAGCTGAGAGGTTGGAGAAAGAGCGACAAATAGCTGAagctgagaaagaagaagaagagagaagaaaagaaatattGGCAGCTGAGGCTAAGCAGCTAGAGGAAAAAAAGAGAATAGCTGAACTCAAAAGAATAGAAGAGGAACGAGAAAAAGAACGACAAGCAGCTGAAGCTGAGAGGTTGAGAAAAGAACAAGAAGCTGAACTCAAAAGAATAGAAGAGGAACGAGAGAAAGAACGACAAGCAGCTGAAGCTGAGAGGTTGAGAAAAGAACAAGAAGCAGCTGAAATCAAAAGAATAGAAGAAGAGCAAGAAAAAGAACGACAAGCAGCTGAAGCTGAGAGACTAGAAAAAGAACGACAAGAAGCTGAAATCAAAAGAATAGAAGAAGAACGAGAAAAAGAACGACAAGCAGCTGAAGCTGAGAGACTAGAAAAAGAACGACAAGAAGCTGAACTCAAAAGAATAGAAGAAGAACGAGAAAAAGAACGACAAGCAGCTGAAGCTGAGAGACTAGAAAAAGAACGACAAGAAGCTGAACTCAAAAGAATAGAAGAAGAGCAAGAAAAAGAACGACAAGCAGCTGAAGCTGAGAGGTTGAGAAAAGAACAAGAAGCAGCTGAGCTCAAAAGAATAGAAGAAGAGCAAGAAAAAGAACGACAAGCAGCTGAAGCTGAGAGGTTGAGAAAAGAACAAGAACTAGCTGAACTCAAAAGAATAGAAGAGGAACGAGAAAAAGAACGACAAGCAGCTGAAGCTGAGAGGTTGAGAAAAGAACAAGAAGCAGCTGAAATCAAAAGAATAGAAGAAGAACGAGAAAAAGAAAGGCAAGCGGCTGAAGCTGAGAGACTAGAAAAAGAACGACAAGAAGCTGAACTCAAAAGAATAGAAGAAGAGCAAGAAAAAGAACGACAAGCAGCTGAAGCTGAGAGGTTGAGAAAAGAACAAGAAGCAGCTGAAATCAAAAGAATAGAAGAAGAACGAGAAAAAGAACGACAAGCAGCTGAAGCTGAGAGACTAGAAAAAGAACGACAAGAAGCAGAGCTCAAAAGAATAGAAGAAGAACGAGAAAAAGAAAGGCAAGCAGCTGAAGCTGAGAGACTAGAAAAAGAACGACAAGAAGCAGAGCTCAAAAGAATAGAAGAAGAACGAGAAAAAGAACGACAAGCAGCTGAAGCTGAGAGACTAGAAAAAGAACGACAAGAAGCTGAAATCAAAAGAATAGAAGAAGAACGAGAGAAAGAACGACAAGCAGCTGAAGCTGAGAGACTAGAAAAAGAACGACAAGAAGCAGAGCTCAAAAGAATAGAAGAAGAGCAAGAAAAAGAAAGGCAAGCAGCTGAAGCTGAGAGACTAGAAAAAGAACGACAAGAAGCTGAACTCAAAAGAATAGAAGAAGAACGAGAAAAAGAACGACAAGCAGCTGAAGCTGAGAGACTAGAAAAAGAACGACAAGAAGCTGAACTCAAAAGAATAGAAGAAGAACGAGAGAAAGAAAGGCAAGCGGCTGAAGCTGAGAGACTAGAAAAAGAACGACAAGAAGCTGAAATCAAAAGAATAGAAGAAGAACGAGAAAAAGAACGACAAGCAGCTGAAGCTGAGAGACTAGAAAAAGAACGACAAGAAGCAGAGCTCAAAAGAATAGAAGAAGAACGAGAAAAAGAAAGGCAAGCGGCTGAAGCTGAGAGACTAGAAAAAGAACGACAAGAAGCAGAGCTCAAAAGAATAGAAGAAGAACGACAAGCAGCTGAAACCGAGAAATCGAAACAAGATACAGAGCAACTGTCTACCATCACTGCAGCTGAAGCTGAAAAACTAGACGAGGAGAGAGAAACGGGAGTTGGTGTTGAAAAAGTTAAAGAGAGTGAATTGGATACTAGTTCTAAAGGTCCAGAAACGACAATCGATAATCAAGAATTTGCGAAAAATGATATCAAAGCTGCAGAAGAACTAGAAATTCCTCAGACAAAACCGTTAGCATctgcaagaagaaatgcatatctgGCTAATCGCGCTCCTTCTCGACGCGAGCCTGCAGCATTCCTTGTTGAGGCTAGAAATGAACTGATAAAAAGTGGCAGAATCAGAGACCTTTCAAAAACGGTGAGTCTCGGTTCGTTATCACCCAAGGGCCCCGTCGGCACTCAGAGCAAACCCAAGAGACAGTACGGTACATCAGTTTCAGGTGCCGGGGGACCATTAAAGATAGACATAGCCTCGGCCTTGGGTAAGCAATTCCAAAATTTTAAGTCAGCCAAAAAAAATGCCAAGAGATGA